The following proteins come from a genomic window of Natrinema saccharevitans:
- the cas7b gene encoding type I-B CRISPR-associated protein Cas7/Csh2 codes for MSEHYPTVSNRSEIVFAYDAVDANPNGNPLSGANRPRIDPHTDQAIVTDVRLKRYLRDQLQDDGHGVYIRNVKEDGDQATREDLLKARLKDLDLDDVDEDDIENAVFSQFLENSADIRYFGATMSVDMDDEKVDHLPDHFTGPVQFSPGKSLHRVMENEEYNSLTSVIATGDDKAQGGFDLDDHRIQYAFIGFHGLVDEHGAEDTLLSDRDVRRLDTLCWRALKNQTISRSKVGQEPRLYLRVEYADESFHLGGLDQDLKLDSEESDPIEELRNVRDICVDMSALLERLDGASDRIDTVHVVASDVLEVSVDGKTGGHEFLYDALESVVGSESVRVIDVYEDAKATAPEE; via the coding sequence ATGAGTGAACACTACCCCACTGTCTCGAACAGATCCGAGATCGTCTTCGCGTACGACGCAGTCGACGCGAACCCCAACGGCAACCCCCTCAGCGGTGCGAACCGACCGCGGATCGACCCCCATACGGATCAAGCAATCGTCACCGACGTTCGCCTCAAGCGCTACCTACGGGATCAGCTACAGGACGACGGCCACGGCGTCTACATCCGCAACGTCAAGGAAGACGGCGATCAGGCGACTCGCGAGGATCTCCTCAAGGCCCGGCTCAAAGACCTCGACCTCGACGATGTCGACGAGGATGACATCGAGAACGCCGTCTTCAGTCAGTTCCTCGAAAACAGCGCCGACATCCGCTACTTCGGCGCGACGATGAGCGTCGACATGGATGACGAGAAAGTCGACCACCTTCCGGATCACTTCACTGGTCCCGTTCAGTTCTCACCCGGCAAGTCGCTCCACCGAGTCATGGAGAACGAGGAGTACAACAGCCTCACCAGCGTCATCGCGACCGGCGACGACAAGGCACAGGGCGGGTTCGACCTCGACGACCACCGGATCCAGTACGCCTTCATCGGGTTCCACGGACTCGTCGACGAACACGGGGCCGAAGACACGCTCCTGTCGGATCGGGACGTGCGGCGGCTGGACACGCTGTGCTGGCGTGCGCTGAAGAATCAGACGATCAGTCGGAGCAAGGTCGGACAGGAGCCCCGGCTCTACCTCAGAGTCGAGTACGCCGACGAGAGCTTCCATCTCGGCGGGCTCGATCAGGACCTCAAGCTCGACAGTGAGGAATCCGATCCCATCGAGGAACTCCGAAATGTCCGCGACATCTGTGTCGACATGTCGGCACTGCTCGAGCGCCTCGACGGTGCGTCCGATCGGATCGACACCGTCCACGTCGTCGCCAGCGATGTCCTCGAAGTCTCCGTCGACGGTAAGACGGGCGGCCACGAGTTCCTCTACGACGCCCTCGAATCGGTGGTCGGTAGTGAATCCGTCCGGGTGATTGATGTGTACGAAGATGCGAAAGCGACCGCGCCGGAGGAGTGA
- the cas5b gene encoding type I-B CRISPR-associated protein Cas5b: MTEHAPAGSELPDGAETCLSFTVSGPWGHFRRIEGNIVKQTYRVIPRTTVAGLIAAMLGIERDGYYDLFAPGESLVAIEPTSELRTMKLPMNTLSTADEHMASLNPRGKLSIKLPDPSKPRQQHNYEVLVDPAYRIDVWLDNDERYDQLRSLLESGESYYVPSLGLSEYLATVDYHGEFPIEQGPDGDTVAIDSTVPEAVDSIVPDPETRYQIEQTPAFMERDDGGRTTSAFVSYAYNPDGGSLTFTDVATYSVDDRTVVFT; the protein is encoded by the coding sequence GTGACCGAGCACGCACCGGCCGGATCGGAACTCCCCGATGGCGCTGAGACGTGCCTGTCGTTCACGGTCAGCGGACCCTGGGGACACTTCCGGCGTATCGAGGGTAACATTGTGAAACAGACGTACCGCGTCATCCCGCGGACCACTGTCGCCGGCTTGATCGCGGCGATGCTGGGCATCGAACGCGACGGCTACTACGACCTTTTCGCCCCGGGTGAGTCGCTAGTTGCAATCGAACCAACGAGCGAACTGCGGACGATGAAGCTACCGATGAACACGCTCTCGACCGCCGACGAACACATGGCGTCGCTAAACCCTCGCGGAAAACTTTCCATCAAGCTTCCCGATCCGTCCAAGCCCCGACAGCAGCACAACTACGAGGTCCTCGTCGATCCTGCCTATCGGATCGACGTGTGGCTCGACAACGACGAGCGGTACGACCAACTCCGCTCACTGCTCGAATCGGGTGAATCGTACTACGTTCCAAGCCTCGGTCTCTCTGAGTACCTGGCGACAGTCGATTACCACGGTGAGTTCCCGATCGAGCAGGGACCCGACGGTGACACGGTAGCTATCGACTCGACCGTCCCCGAAGCCGTCGACTCGATCGTTCCCGATCCGGAGACACGCTACCAGATCGAGCAGACGCCCGCGTTCATGGAACGCGACGACGGTGGTCGGACGACCAGCGCGTTCGTCTCCTACGCCTACAACCCGGACGGTGGCTCGCTCACATTCACTGACGTGGCGACGTACTCAGTGGATGATCGGACCGTGGTGTTCACCTGA
- a CDS encoding inositol monophosphatase family protein: MSEGQSRRETVAVRAAAAGAAVAADSFRTDLEIESKDRETDVVTQVDRDAQERVIETIRESFPDDPVVGEEEDALKRVPESGPAWIVDPIDGTNNYVAESRAFGTAVAAVIDGEPVAAAFDCPALGDVYRVGPSGAYRNDNPLSVSDCSDPAAATVCPTFWWGRDRRDEYAAATRAIVRRFDDMRRYGCAQLELAMVASGALEGTLTNVRANPWDTVAGVGMVREAGGVVTDLAGDRWRHDSEGLIASNGEIHDAVLAAAREIGD, from the coding sequence ATGAGCGAAGGTCAATCCCGCCGCGAGACCGTCGCGGTTCGCGCAGCCGCGGCTGGAGCCGCCGTCGCGGCCGACTCGTTCCGGACCGACCTCGAGATCGAGTCGAAAGACCGCGAGACCGACGTCGTCACGCAGGTCGACCGGGACGCACAGGAGCGGGTCATCGAGACGATCCGCGAGTCGTTCCCGGACGATCCCGTCGTCGGCGAGGAGGAAGACGCGTTGAAGCGGGTCCCCGAATCGGGGCCGGCCTGGATCGTCGACCCCATCGACGGGACGAACAACTACGTCGCCGAGTCCCGGGCGTTCGGCACCGCCGTCGCGGCCGTGATCGACGGCGAACCGGTCGCCGCCGCGTTCGATTGCCCCGCGCTCGGGGACGTCTACCGAGTCGGCCCTAGCGGCGCATATCGCAACGACAACCCCCTGTCGGTCAGCGACTGCAGCGATCCTGCGGCCGCCACCGTCTGCCCGACGTTCTGGTGGGGCCGCGACCGGCGCGACGAGTACGCCGCCGCCACCCGGGCGATCGTCCGGCGGTTCGACGACATGCGCCGGTACGGCTGCGCCCAGCTCGAGCTGGCGATGGTCGCCTCGGGCGCGCTCGAGGGAACGCTGACCAACGTGCGGGCCAACCCCTGGGACACCGTCGCCGGCGTCGGCATGGTTCGCGAGGCCGGCGGCGTCGTCACCGACCTCGCGGGCGATCGCTGGCGACACGACAGCGAGGGACTGATCGCCTCGAACGGCGAGATTCACGACGCCGTCCTCGCGGCAGCCCGAGAGATCGGCGACTGA
- the cas8b gene encoding type I-B CRISPR-associated protein Cas8b/Csh1, translating into MLDPNEFYDEYPPERLEDELPERPISSLRGIQHLYGRLYTLATAGGGDYAAYLTPDQANDLIGAEESLIVVRVDLSGDRPALDADEPVKITQYADDLIQKVAHCKYNAARGIDHSVTHRSGRNSDPEKLARYACERLTKWATDDVVQDVADEHPDGEVIRGLATVGEEESNLDRIRSAVKAELGGSTTALLTVQVRREASVDYEWPGDVPVFNEAMRARKLSKLVSKGQATNSAGQATDLISGERTRTVGTAEDPLNYFLGKQMEKFPGLDPDEAWRSHPISEDGAVTLMNAEEFVDACSYRTFNADVYYLPYFLGRPTPAEAYNLYAALHSVTQADDMGPVQTLYDELGDHEANSEGRLRFYVAAVMKHQMSRFDVYGETLNGRIHYPTEVGERHEQITGSWVFDENDDRNRNRTPPMPSHEEWSLTTYQDFREMIGSGAYLYRTFPFTDEDTDATVDDERIDVHVSILAGDPVPRTQLVSAYVERLLDRDGDDVPELLIASQFAQLCALENADLVTTDAGDTESTLIDGPDYDTMEPEHARTDGGTAALDRTEKLESFIEQTDGLDDPERKGAFLLGTLVGQVGTYQQGYHDRSTTVIDQYPIKSMTKTKVKRITQEVIDKDVVYSREMAKKGSNINSTMYKEVTNAIVETMAGNDPSGWEISTDDLRFYYALGLTYGMNDRSTNKDDATTDDETTDESPDTNE; encoded by the coding sequence ATGCTTGATCCTAACGAGTTCTACGACGAGTACCCACCCGAGCGACTGGAAGACGAACTCCCGGAGCGACCGATCTCGTCGCTCCGAGGTATCCAGCACCTCTACGGTCGCCTGTACACGCTGGCGACGGCCGGTGGCGGCGACTACGCGGCGTATCTGACCCCCGACCAGGCTAACGACCTGATCGGCGCGGAAGAGAGCCTGATCGTCGTCCGAGTCGATCTCTCCGGCGACCGACCCGCACTCGACGCAGATGAGCCCGTCAAGATTACCCAGTACGCCGACGATCTCATTCAGAAAGTCGCCCACTGTAAGTATAACGCCGCGCGCGGGATTGATCACAGCGTTACCCACCGCTCGGGACGCAACAGCGATCCTGAGAAGTTGGCCCGCTACGCCTGCGAGCGCCTGACCAAGTGGGCGACTGACGATGTCGTCCAGGATGTTGCCGACGAACATCCGGATGGAGAGGTCATTCGCGGGCTGGCAACCGTCGGCGAAGAGGAATCGAACCTCGATCGAATCCGGTCCGCAGTCAAGGCCGAACTCGGCGGTTCGACTACGGCACTCCTAACCGTACAGGTCCGACGAGAAGCGAGTGTGGACTACGAGTGGCCCGGCGACGTACCAGTGTTCAACGAAGCGATGCGTGCACGAAAGCTCTCGAAACTGGTCTCGAAGGGACAGGCGACGAACTCCGCTGGTCAGGCCACCGATCTGATCAGCGGTGAGCGCACCCGAACCGTCGGCACTGCGGAGGACCCTCTCAACTACTTCCTCGGCAAGCAGATGGAGAAGTTCCCGGGATTAGATCCGGACGAAGCGTGGCGGAGCCACCCTATCTCCGAAGACGGGGCAGTCACGCTGATGAACGCCGAGGAGTTCGTCGACGCCTGTTCCTACCGGACGTTTAACGCCGATGTGTATTACCTCCCGTACTTCCTCGGTCGGCCGACGCCTGCGGAGGCCTACAACCTGTATGCGGCGCTTCACAGCGTCACACAGGCCGACGACATGGGCCCGGTCCAGACGCTCTACGACGAGTTGGGTGATCACGAAGCGAATTCCGAGGGCCGACTGCGATTTTACGTCGCAGCGGTCATGAAACACCAGATGTCCCGCTTCGACGTGTACGGTGAGACGCTGAACGGGCGGATCCACTACCCCACCGAAGTCGGGGAGCGACACGAACAGATCACGGGAAGTTGGGTCTTCGACGAGAACGACGACAGGAACAGAAATCGAACACCACCGATGCCCTCCCACGAGGAGTGGTCGCTCACCACGTATCAGGATTTCCGAGAGATGATCGGATCGGGAGCCTATCTCTACCGGACGTTCCCCTTCACCGACGAGGACACCGATGCGACGGTCGACGACGAGCGAATCGATGTCCACGTCTCGATACTTGCCGGCGACCCCGTACCACGGACCCAGCTTGTCAGCGCCTACGTCGAGCGACTGCTCGATCGGGACGGTGACGACGTGCCGGAACTCCTGATCGCCTCCCAGTTCGCACAGTTGTGCGCGCTCGAAAACGCCGATCTCGTGACGACGGACGCCGGCGATACCGAATCGACACTGATCGACGGTCCCGATTACGACACCATGGAACCAGAACACGCGCGAACCGACGGCGGCACGGCCGCCCTCGATCGCACCGAGAAGCTCGAATCGTTCATCGAACAGACGGACGGTCTGGACGACCCCGAACGGAAGGGTGCGTTCCTGCTCGGTACGCTCGTCGGCCAAGTCGGCACCTACCAGCAGGGCTACCACGACCGGTCGACGACCGTCATCGACCAGTATCCGATCAAGTCGATGACCAAAACCAAGGTCAAGCGTATCACCCAGGAGGTAATCGACAAAGACGTCGTCTACTCCCGGGAGATGGCCAAGAAAGGATCGAACATCAACTCGACGATGTATAAAGAAGTCACGAACGCCATCGTCGAAACCATGGCCGGAAACGATCCGTCGGGCTGGGAGATCAGCACCGACGATCTGCGCTTCTACTACGCCCTCGGCCTGACCTACGGCATGAACGACCGATCGACGAACAAGGACGACGCAACGACCGACGACGAAACCACCGACGAATCCCCCGATACCAATGAGTGA
- a CDS encoding DUF63 family protein: protein MDDFIDRFGAERVWAATVATLVAVVALGAVVFPQRVYVEFIWQYFWGPVVADAHSWNCVAWAGGEQVPCNEAAADAGPTAEPGYTFVSYAGYIPTLVLLLIGIIFLVRRLEIERYRAGFFALFPFMLFGGALRVVEDANAAAYEYSGEMAIQLPWSGFIISPLIYFTVFFIALFAVVTSVWLERNDYVSGYEYPLAGIGTAVLTVTIAHLAYTAATEPYSEFYPLIPLVVLVGATVATAITWVGLKRYAPELNRGTRNMGIVVIWAHAVDGVANVIGLDWATTLGLPANLVPKHPINRAIANTTADVLPAGVVSATGSAWPFLLVKLAAAVFVIWIFDETVFEDSPRYAVLLMITVVAVGLGPGTRDMLRATFGV, encoded by the coding sequence ATGGACGACTTCATCGACCGGTTCGGGGCCGAGCGCGTCTGGGCCGCGACCGTCGCCACGCTCGTGGCCGTCGTCGCCCTCGGGGCAGTGGTCTTCCCCCAGCGGGTGTACGTCGAGTTTATTTGGCAGTACTTCTGGGGGCCCGTCGTCGCCGACGCACACAGCTGGAACTGCGTCGCCTGGGCCGGCGGCGAACAGGTTCCCTGTAACGAGGCCGCCGCCGACGCCGGACCGACGGCCGAACCCGGCTACACGTTCGTCTCCTACGCCGGCTACATCCCCACGCTGGTCCTGTTGCTGATCGGGATCATCTTCCTCGTGCGCCGGCTCGAGATCGAGCGCTACCGTGCGGGCTTTTTCGCCCTGTTCCCGTTCATGCTCTTTGGCGGGGCCCTGCGGGTCGTCGAGGACGCCAACGCCGCCGCCTACGAGTACTCCGGCGAGATGGCCATTCAGCTGCCGTGGTCGGGCTTTATCATCAGCCCGCTGATCTACTTCACCGTCTTCTTCATCGCGCTCTTTGCGGTCGTGACCTCGGTCTGGCTCGAGCGCAACGACTACGTCTCGGGCTACGAGTATCCCCTGGCCGGCATCGGGACCGCCGTGCTGACGGTCACGATCGCGCACCTCGCCTACACGGCGGCGACGGAGCCGTATTCGGAGTTCTATCCGTTGATCCCGCTGGTCGTCCTCGTCGGGGCGACCGTCGCGACGGCGATCACCTGGGTCGGCCTCAAGCGGTACGCGCCGGAACTGAACCGCGGCACCCGGAACATGGGGATCGTGGTCATCTGGGCTCACGCGGTCGACGGGGTCGCGAACGTGATCGGCCTCGACTGGGCGACGACGCTCGGGCTCCCGGCCAACCTCGTCCCGAAACACCCGATCAACCGGGCGATCGCCAACACGACCGCGGACGTGTTGCCCGCGGGCGTGGTGTCGGCGACCGGCTCCGCGTGGCCGTTCCTGCTGGTGAAACTCGCCGCCGCCGTCTTCGTCATCTGGATCTTCGACGAGACGGTCTTCGAGGACAGCCCGCGCTACGCCGTCTTGCTCATGATCACCGTCGTCGCCGTCGGTCTCGGGCCCGGGACCCGCGACATGCTGCGAGCGACGTTCGGCGTCTAA
- the cas6 gene encoding CRISPR-associated endoribonuclease Cas6: MRVIAHLQARADTAYDNTYHHKLRGRIWNALDGTEYDEIHDEDRPKGFTYSNPFPPGDMREGDQRTLLVASPHEELLANVAADLKDDRELNIGEMPFHVDSVNGLATDVGEPGTSGTIETGTGVLVRIPPWRFEEYGIDTDHDEAEFWRPEHTMEPFRNQIENNLDKKHDLFCPDYLPGPSKTDGDLFDGADLIKTFSIPVTVTQGQRETWVLSKWRFDYTVRDDHHRRHLNLALDTGIGERNSLGFGFVNITEKEDQRSGRRERVDA; the protein is encoded by the coding sequence ATGCGAGTGATAGCACACCTGCAAGCGCGCGCGGACACAGCCTACGACAACACGTATCATCACAAGCTTCGGGGCCGGATCTGGAACGCGCTTGACGGGACTGAATACGACGAAATACACGATGAGGATCGTCCGAAGGGATTCACGTACAGCAATCCGTTCCCGCCGGGAGACATGAGAGAGGGCGACCAGCGAACGTTACTCGTGGCGTCACCACACGAGGAACTGCTCGCCAACGTCGCTGCCGATCTCAAAGACGACCGGGAGTTAAATATCGGCGAGATGCCCTTCCACGTCGATTCGGTCAACGGGCTGGCAACTGACGTAGGCGAACCGGGTACGTCAGGCACAATCGAGACGGGGACGGGCGTGCTGGTTCGGATCCCGCCGTGGCGTTTCGAGGAGTACGGCATCGACACCGACCACGACGAGGCGGAGTTCTGGCGACCCGAACACACGATGGAGCCGTTCCGCAACCAGATCGAAAACAATCTCGACAAGAAACACGACCTGTTTTGTCCCGATTACTTGCCCGGACCGTCCAAGACCGACGGCGATCTGTTCGATGGCGCGGACCTGATCAAAACGTTCTCGATCCCGGTGACCGTGACACAGGGCCAACGTGAGACGTGGGTATTGAGCAAATGGCGGTTCGACTACACCGTCCGCGATGACCACCACCGACGCCACCTGAATCTCGCACTCGACACCGGCATCGGCGAACGGAATTCGCTCGGGTTCGGGTTCGTCAACATCACCGAGAAAGAGGACCAGCGATCGGGCCGGAGGGAACGCGTCGATGCTTGA
- a CDS encoding DUF309 domain-containing protein: protein MDDHTRDPTVGPPTGTPTGWDPEAGRWEHATLRRATVHGVACYNAGAYHESHDCFEAEWYNYGRGSTESAFCHGLVQVAAGAYKHFDFGNDDGMRSLFETALQYLQGVPNDYYGVDLLAVRTTLTDALEDPAVLDGWRIDVDGEFPIATDADFAYAAGLEE, encoded by the coding sequence ATGGACGACCATACCCGGGATCCGACGGTCGGCCCGCCCACTGGAACCCCGACCGGGTGGGATCCCGAGGCCGGCCGCTGGGAACACGCGACGCTCCGCCGGGCGACGGTCCACGGCGTCGCGTGCTACAACGCGGGCGCGTACCACGAGTCACACGACTGCTTCGAAGCGGAATGGTACAATTACGGCCGCGGCTCCACCGAGAGCGCCTTCTGTCACGGGCTCGTGCAGGTCGCAGCCGGGGCCTACAAGCACTTCGATTTCGGGAACGACGACGGGATGCGGAGCCTGTTCGAGACCGCGCTGCAGTACCTCCAGGGAGTCCCGAACGACTACTACGGCGTCGACCTCCTCGCCGTCCGGACGACGCTGACCGACGCCCTCGAGGACCCCGCAGTCCTCGACGGCTGGCGAATCGACGTCGACGGGGAGTTCCCGATCGCCACCGACGCCGACTTCGCGTACGCCGCGGGACTCGAGGAGTAG
- a CDS encoding amidase, whose product MSSETDLTRLPATTLAARIRNGDVTATEAVEAHLERIDERDDEINAFVTVCADEAREAAAEADAALENDADVGPLHGVPLALKDLGSLKAGVRHTYGSALFADHVADRTSAIVERLEDAGAIVIGKTNTPELGHKGTTDNEVVGATASPIDTDLNAGGSSGGSAAALASGMAPIATGSDAGGSLRIPAAACGVYGFKPTFGLVPDDGRPSAFGRELQHTTKGPMTRTVADAALLLSLLAGPHPDDPNSVPVEIDYQGAVERSIDDYRIAYSPDLDVFPVADEVRAVVDDAVTAFADAGATVDEIGVDHGYSMAELSEAAMPAYTTSVLESATVMEEAHGVDFRAQSEDVSDSLLAMLHVADDHGPADVARSGIVRTGIYDAVQDVLADYDLLVTPTLSQADVSLHADLEAEAWEWPMTWPFNWTGHPVASAPAGLTDGGGPVGLQLVGGRFADDDVLAASAALERERPWDELYE is encoded by the coding sequence ATGTCATCCGAGACGGACCTCACGCGACTCCCCGCGACCACCCTCGCGGCCCGCATCCGAAACGGCGACGTCACGGCGACCGAGGCGGTCGAAGCCCACCTCGAGCGAATCGACGAGCGCGACGACGAGATCAACGCCTTCGTCACGGTCTGTGCGGACGAGGCGCGCGAGGCGGCCGCGGAGGCCGACGCCGCGCTCGAGAACGATGCGGACGTAGGTCCGCTCCACGGCGTCCCGCTCGCGCTGAAGGACCTCGGGTCGCTGAAAGCCGGCGTCCGCCACACCTACGGCTCGGCGCTGTTCGCCGATCACGTCGCCGACCGGACCTCGGCGATCGTCGAGCGACTCGAGGACGCCGGCGCGATCGTGATCGGGAAGACGAACACGCCGGAGCTGGGCCACAAGGGGACGACCGACAACGAGGTGGTCGGGGCGACCGCGTCGCCGATCGACACCGACCTGAACGCCGGCGGCTCCTCCGGCGGCTCGGCGGCGGCGCTGGCGTCCGGGATGGCCCCGATCGCGACGGGCAGCGACGCGGGCGGGTCGCTTCGCATTCCGGCGGCGGCCTGCGGCGTCTACGGGTTCAAACCGACGTTCGGGCTGGTACCCGACGACGGCCGCCCGAGCGCGTTCGGGCGCGAACTCCAGCACACGACGAAGGGGCCGATGACCCGAACCGTCGCCGACGCCGCTCTGTTACTGTCGCTGCTGGCCGGTCCGCATCCCGACGATCCCAACAGCGTCCCCGTCGAAATCGACTATCAAGGGGCCGTCGAGCGATCGATCGACGACTACCGGATCGCCTACAGTCCCGACCTCGATGTCTTTCCCGTCGCCGACGAGGTGCGTGCGGTCGTCGACGACGCGGTGACCGCCTTCGCGGACGCGGGCGCGACCGTCGACGAGATCGGCGTCGATCACGGCTACTCGATGGCCGAACTGAGCGAGGCCGCGATGCCGGCCTACACGACTTCCGTCCTCGAGAGCGCGACGGTCATGGAGGAGGCCCACGGCGTCGACTTTCGGGCTCAGTCCGAGGACGTCTCGGACAGCCTGCTCGCGATGTTGCACGTCGCCGACGACCACGGGCCCGCTGACGTCGCCCGGTCGGGGATCGTCAGAACGGGTATATACGACGCCGTGCAGGACGTGCTGGCCGACTACGATTTGCTCGTGACGCCGACGCTATCGCAGGCCGACGTTTCCCTCCACGCCGATCTCGAGGCCGAGGCCTGGGAGTGGCCCATGACCTGGCCGTTCAACTGGACCGGCCACCCAGTCGCTTCCGCCCCCGCCGGCCTGACCGACGGCGGCGGTCCCGTCGGCCTGCAACTGGTCGGTGGCCGATTCGCCGACGACGACGTTCTCGCGGCGAGCGCGGCCCTCGAGCGCGAGCGGCCGTGGGACGAGCTCTACGAATAG